Proteins from one Amycolatopsis benzoatilytica AK 16/65 genomic window:
- the cobA gene encoding uroporphyrinogen-III C-methyltransferase has translation MDDPHYLSGLNLTGRRVVVFGGGTVAQRRLPRLISAGARIELVSPSTTPSVQGLADAGEVVWHQRRYAAGDLRDAWYALACTNDPEANAAICAEAERERVFCVRADDGEAGSAVTPASGRHGGLLFGVLSGGEPLRSAAVRDSILDALHSGAVAGGPAPRADDVLPGVALVGGGPGDPDLITVRGRRLLSRADVVVVDRLGPRELLDELAPEVEVVDAAKIPYGRAASQDVINRTLIEKAREGKFVVRLKGGDPYLFGRGFEEVQACAEAGVPVTMVPGITSAFSVPAVADVPVTHRGVAHEVVVVSGHVAPGDERSLVDWSMLARMNGTIVLMMGVERLPKFAAALLEGGRPGDTPVAVIEDGTMRTERVLRSKLSTVAEEAAAAGVRPPAVIVFGPVAGLDRNQAR, from the coding sequence ATGGACGACCCGCACTACCTCTCCGGCCTGAACCTGACCGGCCGCCGCGTCGTGGTCTTCGGCGGCGGCACGGTGGCGCAGCGCCGGCTGCCCCGCCTGATCAGCGCAGGCGCGCGCATCGAGCTGGTGTCGCCGTCGACGACGCCGTCCGTGCAGGGCCTGGCGGACGCGGGCGAGGTGGTCTGGCACCAGCGTCGTTACGCCGCGGGCGACCTCCGGGACGCGTGGTACGCGCTGGCCTGCACGAACGACCCGGAAGCCAACGCGGCGATCTGCGCCGAGGCGGAGCGGGAACGCGTCTTCTGCGTCCGGGCCGACGACGGCGAGGCCGGCTCCGCGGTTACCCCGGCTTCCGGCCGGCACGGCGGCCTCCTGTTCGGCGTCCTGTCCGGCGGCGAGCCGCTGCGTTCGGCGGCGGTCCGCGACTCGATCCTCGACGCCCTGCACTCCGGCGCGGTGGCCGGTGGCCCGGCCCCGCGCGCAGACGATGTCCTGCCCGGGGTCGCCCTGGTCGGCGGCGGGCCCGGCGACCCGGACCTGATCACCGTTCGCGGCCGCCGGCTGCTGTCCCGCGCCGACGTCGTGGTCGTCGACCGGCTCGGTCCGCGCGAGCTGCTGGACGAGCTCGCGCCGGAAGTCGAGGTCGTCGACGCGGCGAAGATTCCGTACGGCCGTGCGGCCAGCCAGGACGTGATCAATCGCACGCTGATCGAGAAGGCCCGCGAAGGCAAGTTCGTGGTCCGGCTGAAGGGCGGCGATCCGTACCTGTTCGGCCGCGGGTTCGAAGAGGTCCAGGCGTGCGCCGAGGCCGGCGTGCCGGTCACGATGGTTCCCGGCATCACGTCGGCGTTCTCGGTGCCCGCGGTGGCTGACGTCCCGGTGACGCACCGCGGGGTGGCGCACGAGGTTGTCGTGGTGTCCGGGCACGTCGCGCCGGGGGACGAGCGGTCGCTGGTGGACTGGTCGATGCTGGCCCGGATGAACGGCACGATCGTGCTGATGATGGGCGTGGAACGGCTCCCGAAGTTCGCCGCCGCGCTGCTGGAAGGCGGCCGCCCGGGCGACACACCGGTCGCGGTGATCGAGGACGGCACGATGCGGACCGAGCGGGTGCTGCGGTCGAAGCTGTCCACGGTGGCCGAGGAAGCGGCCGCCGCCGGAGTTCGGCCGCCGGCGGTGATCGTCTTCGGCCCGGTGGCCGGGCTGGACCGGAATCAGGCGCGGTAA
- a CDS encoding GNAT family N-acetyltransferase, with translation MLEVSLADFDDVRLAAFLREHLADLAPTAPVESQHALDLTALRQPSVRLWVARESEAIVGTVALAGLSNRHEELKSMRTAPARRGAGIASRLLEHALQDARSRGVTRVSLETGSMEFFAPARRLYRKAGFADCAPFGSYVEDPNSVYLTREL, from the coding sequence ATGCTCGAAGTGTCTTTGGCCGATTTCGACGACGTCCGCCTGGCCGCTTTCCTCCGGGAACACCTGGCCGACCTTGCCCCGACCGCGCCGGTGGAGAGCCAGCACGCGCTGGACTTGACCGCGTTGCGGCAGCCGAGCGTGCGCCTGTGGGTCGCGCGGGAGAGCGAGGCGATCGTGGGCACCGTCGCGCTGGCCGGACTGTCCAACAGGCACGAAGAGCTGAAGAGCATGCGGACCGCCCCCGCGCGGCGTGGCGCCGGGATCGCGTCGCGGCTGCTGGAGCACGCGTTGCAGGATGCGCGGTCCCGAGGCGTGACGAGGGTTTCGCTGGAAACCGGCAGCATGGAGTTCTTCGCGCCCGCACGCCGCCTGTACCGCAAAGCCGGGTTTGCCGACTGTGCGCCGTTCGGGTCCTATGTGGAGGATCCGAACAGCGTTTACCTGACCCGCGAGCTGTAG
- the rpsR gene encoding 30S ribosomal protein S18 — MTAVPKPDRSPRRRPNPLHAAGITRVDWKDADLLRKFISDRGKIRARRVTGLTPQQQKQVATAIKNAREMALLPYPGAARG, encoded by the coding sequence GTGACCGCCGTGCCCAAGCCGGATCGCTCGCCGCGCCGCCGCCCGAATCCGTTGCATGCGGCCGGAATCACCCGGGTCGACTGGAAAGACGCGGACCTGCTGCGGAAATTCATCTCCGACCGGGGCAAGATCCGCGCCCGCCGGGTGACCGGATTGACGCCGCAGCAACAGAAACAGGTCGCCACCGCGATCAAGAACGCCCGCGAGATGGCGCTGCTGCCGTACCCGGGGGCGGCGCGGGGCTGA
- the rpsN gene encoding 30S ribosomal protein S14 encodes MAKKSKIAKNEQRKVIAARYVERRRALKAVIASPSASPEEKADAVVALQRMPRDASPTRIRNRDAADGRPRGYLRKFGLSRVRMRQMAHNGELPGVSKSSW; translated from the coding sequence ATGGCGAAGAAATCGAAGATCGCGAAGAACGAGCAGCGCAAGGTGATCGCGGCGCGGTACGTCGAACGGCGGCGCGCGCTGAAGGCGGTGATCGCGTCTCCGTCGGCTTCGCCGGAGGAGAAGGCCGACGCGGTCGTCGCGCTGCAGCGGATGCCGCGCGACGCCAGCCCGACCCGGATCCGCAACCGCGACGCCGCCGACGGCCGCCCGCGCGGATACCTGCGCAAGTTCGGGCTGTCCCGCGTACGGATGCGGCAGATGGCGCACAACGGCGAACTGCCCGGCGTCTCGAAGTCGAGTTGGTGA
- the rpmG gene encoding 50S ribosomal protein L33 produces the protein MAKSTDIRPIIKLRSTAGTGYTYVTKKNRRNDPDRMVLRKYDPVARKHVEFKEER, from the coding sequence ATGGCGAAGAGCACGGACATCCGGCCGATCATCAAGCTGCGGTCCACCGCCGGCACTGGCTACACGTACGTGACGAAGAAGAACCGGCGTAACGACCCGGACCGGATGGTGCTGCGCAAGTACGACCCGGTGGCGCGCAAGCACGTCGAATTCAAGGAAGAACGCTGA
- the rpmB gene encoding 50S ribosomal protein L28, which produces MSAVCQVTGRKPGYGKQVSHSHRRTSRRWEPNLQSRRYFVPSLGRTVRLKVSAKGMKTIDKRGIEAVVAELVAKGVKF; this is translated from the coding sequence GTGTCAGCCGTGTGCCAGGTCACCGGCCGCAAGCCGGGCTACGGCAAGCAGGTCTCGCATTCGCACCGTCGCACCTCGCGGCGCTGGGAGCCGAATCTGCAGAGCCGCCGCTACTTCGTGCCGAGCCTCGGTCGCACCGTGCGGCTCAAGGTGTCCGCGAAGGGGATGAAGACGATCGACAAGCGCGGCATCGAGGCGGTCGTCGCGGAGCTGGTCGCGAAGGGGGTGAAGTTCTAG
- the mrf gene encoding ribosome hibernation factor-recruiting GTPase MRF, which translates to MPQRPRVPLVLVSGLAPAPNDALATLLLHASPGTAVVHHDLRDIGSGVVRRRLQLRGRDELTPLELAHGCVNCTLREDLLPLLRRLARMPQVDRIVVRLDEAMEPEPVSWAVRNVLVGDRPVIDDVEFEAVFAVVDCATWLADVTGDDLLADRGLQGSPEDERTVAQVALSQAESADVLVLANAAPDAWTAAKSSAVLDRVAPSVPRIELARANAAELLGAVPAGARRGEVTDLHGALLRGEPPLHADCGIELVQFTAQRPFHPERLHEAIDLLLEGVVRTRGRAWVASQPDVAFWIESAGGGLGIGHAGPWLAAPDGPAWAEVSPERRTLASLRWDPVHGDRAQELVIVTDQATPAEIEAALQEALLTDAELAEGEAAWREYPDPFGNWHEDPCEDPEEEPDRHANAANRKDETR; encoded by the coding sequence GTGCCCCAACGTCCGCGCGTCCCGCTCGTGCTCGTCAGCGGTCTCGCCCCGGCCCCGAACGACGCCCTCGCCACGCTCCTGCTCCACGCGAGCCCCGGCACCGCCGTCGTCCACCACGACCTGCGCGACATCGGCTCCGGCGTCGTCCGCCGGCGGCTGCAACTGCGCGGCCGCGACGAGCTGACACCGCTCGAACTCGCGCACGGCTGCGTCAACTGCACCCTGCGCGAGGACCTGCTGCCACTGCTGCGGCGGCTGGCCCGGATGCCGCAGGTCGACCGCATCGTGGTGCGGCTGGACGAGGCGATGGAGCCGGAGCCGGTGAGCTGGGCGGTCCGCAATGTCCTGGTCGGCGACCGGCCGGTGATCGACGACGTCGAGTTCGAGGCGGTGTTCGCGGTGGTCGACTGCGCTACCTGGCTCGCCGACGTCACCGGCGACGACCTCCTCGCCGACCGCGGCCTGCAAGGCAGCCCGGAAGACGAACGAACGGTCGCGCAAGTCGCGCTGTCCCAAGCGGAATCGGCGGACGTGCTGGTGCTCGCCAACGCCGCGCCGGACGCGTGGACCGCGGCCAAATCGTCCGCCGTGCTGGACCGCGTCGCGCCTTCGGTACCCAGGATCGAGCTGGCTCGCGCCAATGCCGCCGAACTGCTTGGCGCGGTCCCGGCCGGCGCGCGGCGGGGCGAAGTCACCGACCTGCACGGCGCGTTGCTGCGCGGTGAACCGCCGCTGCACGCCGACTGCGGGATCGAACTGGTCCAGTTCACTGCCCAGCGGCCGTTCCACCCGGAACGGCTGCACGAAGCGATCGACCTGCTGCTCGAAGGCGTGGTCCGCACGCGCGGCCGGGCCTGGGTAGCCAGCCAGCCGGATGTCGCGTTCTGGATCGAGTCGGCAGGCGGCGGCCTCGGGATCGGGCACGCCGGGCCGTGGCTCGCCGCACCGGACGGACCCGCCTGGGCGGAGGTCTCCCCCGAACGCCGCACCCTCGCGTCGCTGCGCTGGGACCCGGTGCACGGCGACCGCGCACAGGAGCTGGTGATCGTGACCGATCAGGCCACCCCCGCCGAGATCGAAGCCGCGCTCCAGGAGGCGCTGCTCACCGACGCCGAACTCGCCGAGGGCGAAGCCGCCTGGCGCGAGTACCCCGACCCGTTCGGGAACTGGCACGAGGACCCGTGCGAAGACCCCGAAGAAGAACCAGACCGGCATGCCAATGCCGCCAACCGAAAGGACGAAACCCGGTGA
- a CDS encoding type B 50S ribosomal protein L31: protein MKPGIHPDYHPVVFKDSSTGDAFLTRSTIRSQRTIEWTDGHTYPLVVVDISAWSHPFWTGTQRIMDSAGQVEKFHRRYGVRKSGGAR from the coding sequence GTGAAACCCGGCATCCACCCCGACTACCACCCGGTGGTCTTCAAGGACTCGTCGACCGGCGACGCGTTCCTGACCCGCTCCACGATCAGGTCGCAGCGGACGATCGAATGGACCGACGGGCACACGTATCCGCTGGTCGTGGTCGACATCAGCGCGTGGTCGCACCCGTTCTGGACCGGCACCCAGCGGATCATGGACTCGGCCGGGCAGGTCGAGAAGTTCCATCGCCGCTACGGCGTCCGCAAGAGCGGAGGCGCCCGCTGA
- the rpmF gene encoding 50S ribosomal protein L32 translates to MAVPKRKMSRSNTRSRRAQWKAAVPDLVPIVVDGERKLVPRKLINHFQRLER, encoded by the coding sequence ATGGCCGTCCCGAAGCGGAAAATGTCGCGCAGCAACACCCGGTCCCGCCGCGCGCAGTGGAAGGCGGCGGTGCCGGACCTGGTGCCGATCGTCGTGGACGGCGAGCGGAAACTGGTGCCGCGCAAACTGATCAACCATTTCCAGCGGCTCGAGCGGTGA
- a CDS encoding GTP-binding protein — protein MSVPVTVLSGFLGAGKTTLLNRILANRDGLRVAVIVNDMSEVNIDAQLVRGGVSRTEERLVEMTNGCICCTLREDLLDEVARLCAEDRFDHLLIESSGISEPMPVAATFSFPDEEGAPVLSGARLDTMVTVVDAANFARELARGDTLAERRLDQYDGDERTVSDLLMDQVEFADVLLLSKTDLVPEAERDRLIASLRRLNPVADVVSGSFGRVPLARVFGTGRYDAERAQQAPGWVAELNGDHVPETEEYGISSVVFRSGRAFDPGRLWEFVTARLDSGEFGTVLRSKGFFSLSTRPGLLGLWSQAGSVARFEPQGVAGEPRQELVFIGTGLQHAALRAALEACLADSPAAADPFPAWEPVHVH, from the coding sequence GTGAGCGTTCCGGTCACTGTCCTTTCCGGATTTCTCGGGGCTGGCAAGACCACCCTGCTCAACAGGATCCTGGCCAACCGCGACGGGCTGCGCGTCGCGGTGATCGTGAACGACATGAGCGAGGTCAACATCGACGCCCAGCTGGTCCGGGGCGGCGTGTCGCGGACCGAGGAGCGGCTGGTCGAGATGACCAACGGGTGCATCTGCTGCACCCTGCGGGAGGACCTGCTGGACGAGGTCGCGCGGCTGTGCGCGGAGGACCGGTTCGACCACCTGCTCATCGAGTCGAGCGGGATCTCCGAGCCGATGCCGGTGGCCGCGACGTTCTCGTTCCCGGACGAGGAGGGCGCGCCGGTGCTCTCCGGGGCGCGACTGGACACCATGGTCACCGTGGTGGACGCGGCGAACTTCGCCCGCGAACTCGCCCGGGGCGACACGCTGGCCGAGCGACGGCTCGACCAGTACGACGGCGACGAGCGGACGGTCAGCGACCTGCTGATGGACCAGGTCGAGTTCGCCGACGTCCTGCTGCTCAGCAAGACCGACCTGGTGCCCGAGGCCGAGCGGGACCGGCTGATCGCGTCGCTGCGCCGGCTCAACCCGGTTGCCGACGTCGTGTCCGGCTCGTTCGGCCGGGTCCCGCTGGCGCGCGTGTTCGGCACCGGCCGATACGACGCCGAACGCGCGCAGCAGGCCCCCGGCTGGGTCGCCGAACTGAACGGCGACCACGTGCCGGAGACCGAGGAGTACGGGATCTCCAGCGTCGTGTTCCGCTCCGGCCGAGCGTTCGACCCGGGCCGGTTGTGGGAGTTCGTGACCGCCCGGCTGGACTCCGGCGAGTTCGGGACGGTGCTGCGGTCGAAGGGATTCTTCAGCCTCAGCACCCGTCCCGGCCTGCTCGGACTGTGGTCGCAGGCGGGCAGCGTCGCACGGTTCGAGCCGCAGGGAGTCGCCGGAGAACCTCGGCAGGAGCTGGTGTTCATCGGGACCGGGCTTCAGCACGCCGCGTTGCGCGCCGCGCTCGAAGCCTGCCTCGCCGACTCCCCGGCGGCAGCGGACCCGTTTCCCGCGTGGGAGCCCGTTCACGTCCACTAA
- a CDS encoding zinc-binding dehydrogenase: MKAAVLKEFGRPLAVEDVADPVPGTGEAVVDVVAAPVLHYSDEVLSGARRYLLDLPAIPGVGAVGRVRSVGPDATKLRPGDWVYCDPTVRSRDDAVTPDIVLQGWSARGEGGLRLQRHFRDGGWAEQAMIPTENAIPLGDIDPADAGRWAMLSLCLVPYGGFLDGGLQPGETVVVSGATGAYGGAAVAVAVAMGAGRVVAPGRNREALADLERRFGNRVRTVVLTGNEDEDRAAMQAAAAGPVDLVLDILPPSASSAAARAAAMTVREFGRVVLMGGVGMLGGDDLALPYPWLMRNSITVRGRWMCPRDAVPKMIALMRSGLLDLAQFQVDEFALAAADEAVQHAAKAGGRFRLTVLRP; this comes from the coding sequence GTGAAAGCTGCTGTGCTGAAAGAGTTCGGCCGTCCGCTCGCGGTCGAGGACGTCGCGGACCCGGTGCCGGGCACCGGCGAGGCGGTCGTGGATGTGGTCGCCGCCCCGGTGCTGCACTACTCCGACGAGGTGCTGAGCGGAGCCCGGCGCTACCTGCTCGACCTGCCCGCGATCCCGGGCGTCGGCGCGGTCGGCCGGGTGCGCTCGGTCGGCCCGGACGCGACGAAGCTGCGGCCCGGCGACTGGGTGTACTGCGACCCGACGGTCCGTTCGCGCGACGACGCCGTGACGCCGGACATCGTGCTGCAAGGCTGGAGCGCGCGCGGCGAGGGCGGTTTGCGGCTGCAGCGGCACTTCCGCGACGGCGGCTGGGCCGAGCAGGCGATGATCCCGACCGAGAACGCGATCCCGCTCGGCGACATCGACCCGGCCGACGCGGGCCGGTGGGCGATGCTCAGCCTTTGTCTGGTCCCGTACGGCGGCTTCCTCGACGGCGGGCTGCAGCCGGGGGAGACGGTCGTCGTCAGCGGCGCGACCGGGGCGTACGGCGGCGCCGCCGTCGCGGTGGCGGTCGCGATGGGCGCGGGCCGGGTCGTCGCACCGGGCCGGAACCGGGAGGCGCTGGCCGATCTGGAACGCAGGTTCGGCAACCGGGTGCGGACCGTCGTGCTGACCGGGAACGAGGACGAGGACCGCGCCGCGATGCAGGCAGCGGCGGCCGGACCGGTCGACCTGGTGCTGGACATCTTGCCGCCGTCCGCGTCCTCAGCCGCGGCGCGCGCGGCGGCGATGACTGTCCGGGAGTTCGGCCGCGTCGTGCTGATGGGCGGCGTCGGGATGCTCGGCGGGGACGATCTGGCCTTGCCGTACCCATGGCTGATGCGCAACAGCATCACCGTGCGCGGCCGCTGGATGTGCCCGCGCGACGCGGTGCCGAAGATGATCGCGCTGATGCGCTCCGGACTGCTGGACCTGGCTCAGTTCCAGGTGGACGAGTTCGCCCTGGCCGCGGCGGACGAGGCCGTGCAGCACGCGGCGAAGGCAGGCGGGCGGTTCCGGCTCACGGTGCTGCGGCCGTGA
- a CDS encoding MFS transporter — MTDQALRGRTARSGRYKWVALSNTTLGVLMSALDGSIVIISLPAIFRGIGLDPLSPANIGYLLWMILGYLLVSAVLVVALGRLGDMFGRVRMYNVGFVIFSVASVALSFDPFRAGGGALWLIGWRVVQAVGGAMLTANSAAILTDAFPREQRGMALGINQITALAGQFLGLVAGGLLAELDWRAVFWVSVPFGIFGTVWSIRSLREISSPRRSKIDWGGNVTFALGTAVILAAITYGIQPYAGAATGWGNPWVLGGLGCGIASLVAFCVIETRVKTPMFQLSLFRIRAFTAGNLAALLTAIARGGMQFMLIIWLQGIWLPLHGYDYEQTPLWAGIYLLPLTAGFLIAGPVSGFLSDRFGARLFSTGGLLLVAVSFLGLLVLPVDFSYPAFAALLVLSGIGQGMFSAPNTSAIMSSVPDHQRGVASGMRSTFQNSGTSLSIGVFFSLMIAGLAGSLPATLTGGLQAHGVPADVASNIAQLPPVSTLFAAFLGSNPVAHLVGPGMLAQLSPADAGALTGKEFFPNLIAGPFHDGLVTVFTAAAAMALVAALASVSRGKRYFHPDAVSRK; from the coding sequence ATGACGGACCAAGCTCTCCGGGGACGGACGGCACGGAGCGGGCGGTACAAGTGGGTCGCGCTCTCGAACACCACACTGGGCGTGCTGATGTCGGCGCTCGACGGGTCGATCGTGATCATCTCGCTGCCCGCGATCTTCCGCGGGATCGGACTGGATCCGTTGTCCCCGGCCAACATCGGCTACTTGCTGTGGATGATCCTCGGCTACCTGCTGGTGTCCGCGGTGCTGGTGGTCGCGCTGGGCCGGCTGGGCGACATGTTCGGCCGGGTCCGGATGTACAACGTCGGGTTCGTCATTTTCAGTGTCGCGTCGGTGGCGCTGTCGTTCGACCCGTTCCGCGCCGGCGGCGGGGCCCTGTGGCTGATCGGCTGGCGAGTGGTGCAGGCGGTCGGCGGCGCGATGCTCACCGCCAACTCGGCGGCGATCCTCACCGACGCGTTCCCGCGCGAGCAACGCGGGATGGCGCTGGGGATCAACCAGATCACCGCGCTGGCCGGGCAGTTCCTCGGCCTCGTCGCGGGCGGCCTGCTCGCCGAACTCGACTGGCGCGCGGTGTTCTGGGTGAGCGTCCCGTTCGGCATCTTCGGCACCGTGTGGTCCATCCGCAGCCTGCGCGAGATCAGCAGCCCACGGCGGTCGAAGATCGACTGGGGCGGCAACGTCACCTTCGCGCTCGGCACCGCGGTGATCCTGGCCGCGATCACCTACGGCATCCAGCCCTACGCGGGCGCGGCGACCGGCTGGGGCAACCCGTGGGTGCTCGGCGGGCTCGGCTGCGGAATCGCCTCGCTGGTCGCGTTCTGCGTGATCGAGACCCGGGTCAAAACGCCGATGTTCCAGCTTTCGCTGTTTCGCATCCGGGCGTTCACCGCCGGCAACCTCGCCGCGCTGCTGACCGCGATCGCGCGCGGCGGGATGCAGTTCATGCTGATCATCTGGCTGCAGGGGATCTGGCTGCCGCTGCACGGGTACGACTACGAGCAGACCCCGCTCTGGGCGGGCATCTACCTGCTGCCGCTGACCGCCGGCTTCCTGATCGCCGGACCGGTCTCCGGCTTCCTGTCCGACCGCTTCGGCGCGCGGTTGTTCTCCACCGGCGGACTGCTGCTGGTCGCTGTGTCCTTCCTGGGCTTGCTGGTGCTGCCGGTCGACTTCAGCTATCCGGCGTTCGCCGCGCTGCTGGTGCTCAGCGGTATCGGGCAGGGCATGTTCTCCGCGCCCAACACCTCGGCGATCATGAGCAGCGTCCCGGACCACCAGCGCGGCGTCGCGTCCGGGATGCGGTCGACGTTCCAGAACTCCGGCACGTCGCTGTCCATCGGCGTGTTCTTCTCCTTGATGATCGCCGGACTGGCCGGCTCGCTCCCGGCAACGCTCACCGGAGGGCTGCAGGCGCACGGCGTCCCCGCGGACGTCGCGTCGAACATCGCCCAGCTGCCGCCGGTGAGCACCCTGTTCGCCGCGTTCCTGGGCAGCAACCCGGTGGCGCACTTGGTCGGGCCCGGCATGCTGGCCCAGCTCTCCCCCGCCGATGCCGGCGCCTTGACCGGCAAGGAGTTCTTCCCGAACCTGATCGCCGGGCCGTTCCACGACGGCCTGGTCACCGTCTTCACCGCGGCGGCGGCGATGGCGCTGGTCGCGGCCTTGGCGTCGGTCTCGCGGGGAAAGAGGTACTTCCACCCGGACGCGGTCAGCCGAAAGTGA
- a CDS encoding pyridoxal phosphate-dependent decarboxylase family protein — protein sequence MTDVLARLRELRSGDLPTHGGRTLAYVYDSGLSEVDEIAAAAHALASSANGLDPTAFPSLLKLENDLVAHAAGLLGGTPDTVGAVTSGGTESCLLAVLAARDSRPDLDRPSMVLAETAHAAFHKAAHLFGVRKIVVPVDPDTFRADPAAMAAAIDESTVLVVASAPSYAHGVIDPIAEIAAAASARGVRMHVDACIGGWVLPYFAKLGAQLPRFDFRVPGVTSISVDLHKYAYCAKGVSVLLHASAELRRTHYFASAAWPGYTMLNPTLQSTRSGGPLAAAWAVVNHLGEEGYLQLAAKTREAVGRIRAGVTGIPGLRVLGDPDSTLIAFTAADDGFDLFTVADEMKLRGWYVQPQFAEGGSPLNLHLTVTAANHGSEAEFLADLTSSVAAARAAGAVAVDPDVAAFVAALDPATLTAEQFAGLLAAAGMTGGDGLPERMAPINALLAVASAPLRERLLVEFLGALYTPGFVAPASSEREGSPASDSAVQSGG from the coding sequence ATGACCGACGTGCTCGCGCGGCTGCGCGAACTCCGCTCCGGCGACCTGCCCACGCACGGCGGCCGCACGCTCGCCTACGTGTACGACAGCGGACTGTCCGAAGTGGACGAGATCGCCGCCGCCGCGCACGCGCTGGCCAGTTCCGCGAACGGCCTCGACCCGACCGCGTTCCCCAGCCTGCTGAAGCTGGAGAACGACCTGGTCGCGCACGCCGCCGGCCTGCTTGGCGGCACCCCGGACACGGTCGGCGCGGTCACCTCCGGCGGCACCGAATCGTGCCTGCTGGCTGTGCTGGCGGCCCGCGACTCCCGGCCGGACCTGGACCGGCCGTCGATGGTGCTGGCGGAAACCGCGCACGCCGCGTTCCACAAGGCCGCGCACCTGTTCGGGGTCCGGAAGATCGTCGTGCCGGTGGACCCGGACACCTTCCGCGCGGACCCGGCCGCGATGGCCGCCGCGATCGACGAGTCCACCGTGCTCGTCGTGGCGAGCGCGCCTTCGTACGCGCACGGAGTGATCGACCCGATCGCCGAAATCGCCGCCGCGGCTTCGGCGCGCGGGGTGCGGATGCACGTCGACGCCTGCATCGGCGGATGGGTCCTGCCGTACTTCGCGAAGCTCGGCGCGCAGCTGCCGCGGTTCGACTTCCGGGTGCCCGGCGTGACGAGCATTTCGGTGGACCTGCACAAGTACGCCTACTGCGCCAAGGGTGTTTCGGTGCTGCTGCACGCCTCGGCCGAATTGCGCCGGACGCACTACTTCGCGAGCGCCGCGTGGCCCGGCTACACAATGCTCAACCCGACCCTGCAGAGCACCCGATCCGGCGGCCCGCTGGCCGCCGCGTGGGCGGTGGTGAACCACCTGGGCGAGGAGGGCTACCTTCAGTTGGCCGCGAAAACCCGGGAAGCCGTCGGCCGGATCCGGGCCGGCGTGACCGGGATCCCGGGCCTGCGCGTGCTGGGCGATCCGGATTCGACGCTGATCGCCTTCACCGCGGCGGACGACGGTTTCGACCTGTTCACGGTCGCGGACGAGATGAAGCTGCGCGGCTGGTATGTGCAGCCGCAGTTCGCGGAGGGCGGTTCGCCGCTCAACCTGCATCTGACGGTCACGGCCGCGAACCACGGCAGCGAGGCGGAGTTCCTGGCGGACCTGACGTCCTCGGTGGCGGCGGCGCGGGCTGCGGGCGCGGTGGCGGTGGATCCGGACGTCGCGGCGTTCGTGGCGGCGCTGGACCCGGCGACGTTGACCGCCGAGCAGTTCGCGGGCTTGCTCGCCGCTGCGGGGATGACCGGCGGCGACGGGCTGCCGGAGCGGATGGCGCCGATCAACGCCTTGCTGGCTGTCGCGTCGGCGCCGCTGCGGGAACGGTTGCTGGTGGAGTTCCTCGGCGCGTTGTACACGCCTGGGTTCGTGGCACCGGCTTCGTCGGAGCGGGAGGGATCGCCTGCCAGCGATTCCGCCGTCCAGTCCGGCGGGTGA